In the Caballeronia sp. LZ062 genome, one interval contains:
- a CDS encoding FkbM family methyltransferase, translating to MLARVDFIKLDVEGMELDVLRGPKESSSGARPSSSSKCSRATRNPSRRFLSSL from the coding sequence ATGCTCGCGCGTGTCGATTTCATCAAGCTCGACGTGGAAGGCATGGAACTGGACGTGCTTCGGGGCCCGAAGGAATCCTCGAGCGGTGCGCGCCCGTCAAGCTCGTCGAAGTGCTCAAGAGCGACGAGAAACCCATCCCGCCGTTTTTTATCCTCGCTTTGA
- the proC gene encoding pyrroline-5-carboxylate reductase: MKIAFIGGGNMAAALIGGLIKRGVAPADIYAIDINDEARARTAKQFGIETGAAIDAKLAGYDAILLAVKPQVLKGVAEALAPHLSRQTVISIAAGIRAADLSRWLGGYAQVVRTMPNTPALIGMGVTGLAALPAVSDEAKALASQVLEAVGTTVWFDDEAKIDAVTAISGSGPAYVFYFIEAMQEAARALGMDEEQGRALAVATFTGAAQLAAQSSEPASVLRERVTSKGGTTAAALASFDAQGVKEAIVRGVLAAEARAKEMGDELGAA, encoded by the coding sequence ATGAAAATCGCATTCATCGGCGGCGGCAACATGGCCGCGGCGCTCATCGGCGGTCTCATCAAGCGCGGCGTCGCGCCTGCGGATATCTACGCCATCGACATCAACGACGAAGCGCGCGCGCGCACCGCGAAGCAATTCGGCATCGAGACGGGCGCGGCCATCGACGCGAAGCTCGCCGGCTACGACGCCATCCTGCTTGCGGTGAAACCGCAGGTGCTCAAGGGCGTCGCCGAGGCGCTCGCGCCGCATCTGTCGCGGCAGACGGTCATCAGCATCGCGGCGGGCATCCGCGCGGCGGACCTCTCGCGCTGGCTCGGCGGCTACGCGCAAGTGGTGCGCACCATGCCGAACACGCCCGCGCTTATCGGCATGGGCGTGACGGGGCTCGCGGCGTTGCCGGCCGTGAGCGACGAAGCGAAGGCGCTTGCATCGCAGGTGCTGGAAGCCGTGGGCACGACCGTCTGGTTCGACGACGAAGCGAAGATCGACGCCGTTACCGCCATCTCCGGCAGCGGCCCCGCTTACGTGTTCTATTTCATCGAAGCGATGCAGGAAGCAGCGCGTGCGCTCGGCATGGACGAAGAGCAAGGCCGTGCGCTCGCGGTCGCGACGTTCACGGGCGCGGCGCAGCTCGCGGCGCAGTCGAGTGAACCGGCGAGCGTGCTGCGCGAGCGCGTGACGTCGAAGGGCGGCACGACGGCAGCCGCGCTCGCCTCCTTCGATGCGCAAGGGGTGAAGGAAGCCATCGTGCGCGGCGTCCTGGCGGCAGAAGCGCGGGCCAAAGAAATGGGCGATGAATTGGGCGCTGCGTGA
- a CDS encoding YggS family pyridoxal phosphate-dependent enzyme produces the protein MSIAQHLEEVRQRIAQAAASASRDPASVKLLAVSKTFPADDVRAAFEAGQRAFGENYVQEGTAKIAALADLRREIEWHFIGPLQSNKTKLVAEQFDWVHSIDRLKIAERLSAQRPEGATPLNVCVQVNVSGEASKSGVEPHDAAALAHAVAALPGLRLRGLMSIPEPADTLDAQRAPHARLRDLMDTLRADGLELDTLSMGMSADLEAAVLEGATMVRIGTAIFGKRTYTH, from the coding sequence ATGTCCATCGCTCAACATCTGGAAGAAGTCCGTCAACGGATCGCGCAAGCGGCAGCAAGCGCCTCGCGCGATCCGGCGTCGGTGAAACTGCTCGCCGTATCCAAGACCTTTCCCGCCGACGACGTGCGCGCCGCCTTCGAGGCCGGCCAGCGCGCGTTCGGCGAGAACTACGTGCAGGAAGGCACCGCGAAGATCGCGGCGCTCGCCGACTTGCGCAGGGAAATCGAATGGCATTTCATCGGGCCGCTGCAATCGAACAAGACCAAGCTCGTCGCGGAGCAGTTCGACTGGGTACATTCCATCGACCGGTTGAAGATCGCCGAACGACTGTCCGCGCAGCGTCCTGAAGGCGCGACGCCGCTCAATGTTTGCGTGCAGGTGAACGTGAGCGGCGAGGCATCGAAAAGCGGCGTCGAGCCGCACGACGCTGCGGCGCTCGCCCATGCGGTGGCGGCGCTGCCCGGCCTGCGTCTGCGCGGCCTGATGTCGATTCCCGAGCCCGCCGACACGCTCGACGCCCAGCGCGCCCCGCACGCGCGCCTGCGCGATCTGATGGATACGCTGCGCGCCGACGGCCTAGAACTCGACACGCTCTCGATGGGCATGTCCGCCGACCTCGAAGCCGCCGTGCTCGAAGGCGCGACGATGGTGCGCATCGGCACCGCAATCTTCGGCAAGCGCACTTACACCCACTGA